In a single window of the Corvus hawaiiensis isolate bCorHaw1 chromosome 19, bCorHaw1.pri.cur, whole genome shotgun sequence genome:
- the SEC14L1 gene encoding SEC14-like protein 1, which produces MVQKYQSPVRVYKHPFELIMAAYERRFPTCPLIPMFVASDTVNEYKSEDEAIHVIERRCKLDIDAPRLLKKIAGVDYVYFVQKNSLNRRERTLHIEAYNETFSNRVIINEHCSYTVHPDNEDWTCFEQSASLDIKSFFGFESTVEKIAMKQYTSNIKKGKEIIEYYLKQLEEEGITSVPRWTPPVACKSESSTSHPRRPVSPAINIPESATKEGLNNKEILNSSSSPSEPTAGTPDDKLDADYIKRYLGDLTPMQESCLIRLRQWLQETHKGKIPKDEHILRFLRARDFNIDKAREILCQSLTWRKQHQVDYILDTWNPPQVLQDYYAGGWHHHDKDGRPLYVLRLGQMDTKGLVRALGEEALLRYVLSINEEGLRRCEENTKVFGRPISSWTCLVDLEGLNMRHLWRPGVKALLRIIEVVEANYPETLGRLLILRAPRVFPVLWTLVSPFIDDNTRKKFLIYAGNDYQGPGGLLDYIDKEIIPDFLGGECMCEVPEGGLVPKSLYRTAEELENEDIKLWTETIYQSASVFKGAPHEVLIQIVDASSVITWDFDVCKGDIVFNIFHSKRAPQPPKKDSLGAHSITSPGGNNVQLIDKVWQLGRDYSMVESPLICKEGESVQGSHVTRWPGFYILQWKFHSMPACATTNLPRVDDVLASLQVSSHKCKVMYYTEVIGSEDFRGSMTSLESSHSGFSQLSAATTSSSQSHSSSMISR; this is translated from the exons GCCTATGAAAGAAGGTTTCCTACGTGCCCTCTGATCCCCATGTTCGTAGCCAGTGACACTGTAAACGAGTACAAGAGTGAGGACGAGGCCATCCACGTGATCGAGCGGCGCTGCAAGCTGGACATCGATGCACCACGGCTGCTGAAAAAG ATTGCAGGAGTGGACTACGTGTACTTTGTCCAGAAGAACTCTCTGAACAGGCGAGAAAGGACTCTGCATATAGAAGCCTACAATGAAACCTTCTCTAACAGAGTCATCATTAACGAGCACTGCTCCTACACA GTTCACCCTGACAATGAAGATTGGACCTGTTTTGAACAGTCAGCAAGTCTGGATATCaaatctttttttggttttgaaagcaCAGTGGAAAAGATTGCCATGAAGCAATACACCAGCAATATTAAAAAG ggaaaagaaataatagaatACTACCTGaagcagctggaggaagaaggaaTCACTTCTGTCCCTCGCTGGACTCCTCCTGTTGCATGTAAATCAGAGAGCAGCACATCCCACCCAAGGAGACCAGTGTCACCTGCCATTAATATCCCAGAGTCTGCCACAAAGGAGGGCTTGAACAACAAGGAGATCCTcaacagctccagcagcccctcagAGCCCACCGCAGGAACGCCCGATG ATAAGCTGGATGCAGACTACATCAAGAGGTACCTGGGGGACCTGACCCCGATGCAGGAGAGCTGCCTCATCCGCCTGCGGCAGTGGCTCCAGGAGACGCACAAAGGCAAA atcCCAAAAGATGAGCACATTTTAAGATTCCTGCGTGCCCGGGACTTCAACATCGACAAAGCAAGAGAGATCCTTTGCCAGTCACTCACGTGGCGTAAGCAGCACCAGGTGGATTATATTCTGGACACCTGGAATCCTCCCCAAGTGCTCCAGGATTACTATGCAGGAGGCTGGCATCACCATGACAAAG ACGGGCGCCCGCTGTACGTGCTGAGGCTGGGCCAGATGGACACCAAGGGCTTGGTGCGAGCGCTGGGGGAGGAGGCCTTGCTGCGCTAT GTTCTTTCAATAAATGAAGAAGGGCTGAGGCGATGTGAGGAGAATACAAAAGTATTTGGCAGGCCAATAAG CTCTTGGACCTGTCTAGTAGACCTGGAAGGCTTGAACATGAGGCATTTATGGAGACCTGGTGTCAAGGCCTTGCTGAGAATCATCGAGGTGGTTGAAGCTAATTACCCTGAGACCTTGGGTCGTCTTCTTATCCTAAGAGCACCTCGAGTATTCCCAGTTCTCTGGACACTG GTTAGTCCATTTATTGATGACAACACTAGAAAGAAATTCCTTATTTATGCTGGAAATGACTACCAGGGTCCTGGGGGACTGCTGGATTACATCGATAAAGAAATTATCCCTGATTTCCTCGGTGGAGAGTGCATG tgtGAAGTACCAGAGGGTGGGCTGGTTCCCAAGTCCCTCTACCGGACAGCAGAAGAGTTGGAAAATGAAGACATCAAGCTTTGGACTGAAACAATCTACCAGTCTGCAAGTGTCTTCAAAGGAGCTCCACATGAG GTTCTCATCCAGATCGTGGACGCCTCGTCTGTGATCACATGGGATTTTGATGTGTGCAAGGGCGACATTGTTTTTAACATCTTCCATTCCAAAAGAGCCCCACAGCCTCCCAAAAAGGATTCTCTGGGAGCTCACAGTATTACATCCCCTGGTGGGAACAATGTCCAGTTGATAGACAAAGTCTGGCAGCTGGGGCGTGACTACAGCATGGTGGAGTCTCCCCTGATCTGCAAAGAAGGGGAGAGTGTGCAg GGCTCCCACGTGACCAGGTGGCCTGGCTTCTACATTTTACAGTGGAAATTCCACAGCATGCCTGCCTGTGCTACAACCAACCTGCCTCGTGTGGATGATGTGCTGGCATCTCTACAGGTGTCCTCTCACAAATGTAAAGTGATGTACTATACAGAAGTGATAGGATCTGAAGATTTCAG gggATCTATGACCAGCCTTGAATCAAGCCACAGTGGATTctcccagctcagtgctgccacCACCTCCTCTAGCCAGTCCCATTCCAGCTCCATGATTTCCAGGTAG
- the LOC125336034 gene encoding GTP-binding protein Rhes-like has product MSLVVKEKNHVRLVFLGAAGVGKTSLIRRFLMDTFEPKHRRTVEELHSKEYEVCGATVKVEILDTSGSYSFPAMRKLSIQNSDAFALVYAVDDAESFESVKSLREEILEVKEDKFPPIVVVGNKAESGGERQVPVEDALSLVELDWNSRFVETSAKDNENVLEVFRELLQQLNLPSRLSPALCKRRETLPKEQALRPPMNKTNSCSMC; this is encoded by the coding sequence ATGTCCCTGGTGGTGAAGGAGAAGAACCACGTCCGGTTGGTCTTCCTGGGAGCCGCCGGCGTGGGCAAGACATCGCTCATCCGCCGCTTCCTGATGGACACCTTCGAGCCCAAGCACCGGCGCACAGTGGAGGAGCTGCACAGCAAGGAGTACGAGGTGTGTGGGGCCACGGTCAAGGTGGAAATCCTGGACACCAGCGGCAGCTACTCCTTCCCGGCCATGAGGAAGCTCTCGATCCAGAACAGCGACGCCTTCGCCCTGGTCTACGCCGTGGATGACGCCGAGTCCTTCGAGAGTGTCAAGAGCCTGCGGGAGGAGATCCTGGAGGTGAAGGAGGACAAGTTCCCTCCCATCGTGGTGGTCGGCAACAAGGCGGAGAGCGGCGGCGAGCGGCAGGTGCCGGTGGAGGACGCGCTGTCGCTGGTGGAGCTGGACTGGAACAGCCGCTTCGTGGAGACGTCGGCCAAGGACAACGAGAACgtcctggaggtgttcagggagctgctgcagcagctgaaccTGCCCAGCAGGCTCAGCCCCGCGCTCTGCAAGAGGAGGGAGACGCTGCCCAAGGAGCAGGCGCTCAGGCCGCCCATGAACAAGACCAACAGCTGCTCCATGTGCTGA